A single Vigna radiata var. radiata cultivar VC1973A chromosome 8, Vradiata_ver6, whole genome shotgun sequence DNA region contains:
- the LOC106772831 gene encoding pre-mRNA-splicing factor 38, with amino-acid sequence MANRTDPAAKSIRGTNPQNLVEKILRSKIYQNTYWKEQCFGLTAETLVDKAMELDHLGGTYGGNRKPTPFMCLVMKMLQIQPEKEIVIEFIKNEDYKYVRILGAFYLRLTGSDIDVYRYLEPLYNDYRKLRRKLSDGQFSLTHVDEVIDELLTTDYSCDIALPRVKKRWTLESLNSLEPRRSALEEDFEEEEEKEDNEQPVDEIEDRAYEKDYYRGRSPTRERDRDRRRDSHRYRDRDYDRDYEREHDRERGRGRDRDRDRDRERDRDRYRLRDEKDYGREREGRERERRERDRDRGRRRSHSRSRSRSRDRKEHDGGEYRKRHARSSVSPRRHGDGLEDGEPKKKKEKKEKKEKKDDGTDHPDPEIAEANKLRAALGLKPLKV; translated from the exons ATGGCGAATCGCACGGATCCTGCAGCGAAGAGTATAAGAGGGACGAACCCTCAGAACCTGGTGGAGAAGATTCTCCGGTCGAAGATCTATCAGAACACGTACTGGAAGGAGCAATGTTTCGGGTTAACGGCGGAGACGTTGGTGGACAAGGCCATGGAGCTGGACCATCTCGGCGGAACTTACGGGGGAAACCGTAAACCTACGCCTTTCATGTGCCTCGTCATGAAGATGCTCCAGATTCAGCCAGAGAAAGAAATCGTCATCGAGTTCATCAAGAACGAAGATTACAAATACGTTAGGATACTCGGCGCGTTTTACTTGCGTCTCACTGGATCAGACATTGACGTCTACCGCTACCTCGAACCCTTGTACAATGACTATCGCAAACTCCGGCGAAAGTTATCTGATGGGC AGTTTTCATTGACGCATGTGGATGAGGTCATCGATGAACTTCTCACAACAGATTATTCCTGTGATATTGCTTTGCCTCGCGTCAAGAAAAG ATGGACTCTTGAATCTTTGAATTCATTGGAACCTAGACGAAGTGCACTTGAAGAAGATTttgaggaggaagaagagaaagaggataATGAGCAGCCTGTTGACGAGATTGAAGATAGAGCCTATGAGAAG GATTATTATCGTGGGCGAAGCCCAACAAGGGAAAGAGATAGGGACAGAAGGCGTGATAGTCATAGATACAG GGACCGTGACTATGACAGAGATTATGAACGAGAGCATGACCGGGAGCGGGGACGCGGCAGGGATAGAGACAGGGACAGAGATAGGGAGAGAGACAGGGATCGATATCGTCTAAGGGATGAAAAAGATTATGGTCGTGAGAGAGAAGGTAGGGAGCGGGAGAGGAGAGAGAGGGATCGTGACCGTGGAAGGCGAAGGAGCCACTCAAGGAGTCGAAGTAGGAGTAGGGATCGCAAGGAACATGATGGTGGTGAGTACAGAAAGAGACATGCTAGAAGTAGTGTAAGCCCAAGAAGACACGGAGATGGACTTGAGGATGGTGagccaaagaagaagaaggagaagaaagaaaagaaagaaaagaaggatgATGGAACGGATCACCCAGATCCTGAGATTGCAGAAGCAAACAAGCTCCGAGCAGCCCTGGGTTTGAAACCGCTGAAGGTCTGA
- the LOC106772025 gene encoding topless-related protein 3 isoform X1 yields MSSLSRELVFLILQFLEEEKFKESVHKLEKESGFFFNMKYFEEKVQAGEWEEVEKYLSGFTKVDDNRYSMKIFFEIRKQKYLEALDRQDKAKAVEILAGDLKMFSTFNEDLYKEITQLLTLNNFRENEQLSKYGDTKTARSIMLIELKKLIEANPLFRDKLIFPTLKSSRLRTLINQSEFISAPYQCSLNWQHQLCKNPRPNPDIKTLFTDHTCAPPNGPLAPTPVNLPIAAVAKPAAYTSLGAHGPFPPSAATANANALAGWMANASASSSVQAAVVTASTIPVPQNQGSILKRPRTPPATSAMVDYQNADHEPLMKRLRPGHSVEEVSYPLARQASWSLDDLPRTVTMTLHQGSSVKSMDFHPSHHTLLLVGSNNGEITLWELSLREKLVSKPFKIWDVSACSLPFQAAAVKDAPFSVSRVTWSPDGSFVGIAFTKHLIHLYAYTGSNELTQRIEVDAHVGGVNDLAFAHPNKQLCIVTCGDDKLIKVWDLNGRKLFTFDGHEAPVYSICPHHKESIQFIFSTAIDGKIKAWLYDNMGSRVDYDAPGHWCTTMLYSADGTRLFSCGTSEDGESFLVEWNESEGAIKRTYNGFRKKSAGVVQFDTTQNRFLAAGEDGQVKFWDMDNVNLVTSTDANGGLQSLPRLRFNKEGNILAVTTVDNGFKILANASGLRSLRTIETPGFEALRSPLESTAIKVSGSSTVNVSPVNCKVERSSPVRPSPILNGVDPMGRSVEKPRTVEDVIDRGNKPWQLSEILDPVQCRSVTMPESTDSSSKVVRLLYTNSGVGILALGSNGTQKLWKWARNEQNPTGKATANVVPQHWQPNSGLLMTNDISGVNLEEAVPCIALSKNDSYVLSACGGKVSLFNMMTFKVMTTFMPPPPASTFLAFHPQDNNIIAIGMEDSTIHIYNVRVDEVKSKLKGHQKRITGLAFSTNLNILVSSGADAQLCVWSIDTWEKRKSIPIQLPAGKSPVGDTRVQFHSDQLRLLVVHETQLAIYDASKMERIRQWVPQDVLHAPISHAAYSCNSQLIYATFCDANIGVFDADSLRLRCRIAPSICLSPAALSGNPSLYPLVVAAHPLEPNQFAVGLTDGSVKVIEPSESEGKWGSSPPMDNGILNGRTASSSTTSNHTADQPQR; encoded by the exons ATGTCTTCTCTGAGCAGAGAATTGGTGTTTCTCATACTTCAGTTTTTGGAGGAAGAGAAATTCAAAGAATCCGTACACAA GCTTGAGAAAGAATCTGGATTCTTTTTCAATATGAAGTACTTTGAGGAAAAAGTGCAGGCTGGTGAGTGGGAAGAGGTTGAGAAGTATCTATCGGGGTTTACCAAAGTTGATGATAATAGATACTCAATGAAAATATTCTTTGAAATTAGGAAACAGAAATATCTGGAAGCACTTGATCG gcAAGACAAGGCAAAGGCTGTTGAGATATTAGCTGGTGATTTAAAAATGTTCTCCACCTTCAACGAGGATCTCTACAAAGAAATAACACAGTTATTAACACTTAATAATTTCAG GGAGAACGAGCAGCTATCCAAGTACGGTGACACCAAAACTGCTAGAAGCATTATGCTGATAGAGCTGAAAAAACTCATAGAGGCAAATCCTCTTTTCCGTGATAAGCTTATCTTCCCAACCCTTAAGTCATCAAGATTGAGAACTTTAATCAATCAAAG cGAATTTATATCTGCACCCTATCAATGCAGTCTAAACTGGCAGCACCAGCTCTGCAAAAACCCAAGGCCAAATCCAGATATTAAGACTTTATTCACAGATCACACATGTGCACCTCCTAATGGTCCTCTGGCCCCTACACCTGTCAATCTTCCAATTGCTGCTGTTGCAAAGCCCGCTGCCTATACATCTCTTGGAGCTCATGGT ccCTTTCCACCATCTGCTGCTACGGCCAATGCTAATGCTTTAGCTGGTTGGATGGCCAATGCCTCAGCTTCTTCATCTGTCCAAGCAGCTGTTGTCACGGCGTCAACCATACCTGTCCCACAAAATCAAG GGTCTATCTTGAAACGTCCTAGAACACCTCCCGCAACTTCTGCCATGGTTGATTATCAAAATGCTGATCATGAACCACTAATGAAAAGGCTTCGTCCTGGTCATTCTGTAGAGGAG GTTTCTTATCCCTTGGCTCGACAAGCCTCTTGGTCTCTAGATGATCTGCCAAGAACTGTGACTATGACATTGCATCAAGGATCCTCTGTGAAAAGCATGGATTTTCATCCTTCTCATCATACCTTACTTCTTG TTGGTTCAAATAATGGAGAAATTACCCTTTGGGAACTCAGTTTGCGAGAAAAGTTGGTCTCAAAGCCATTCAAAATATGGGACGTGTCTGCGTGCTCATTACCATTTCAG GCTGCTGCAGTGAAGGATGCACCTTTTTCTGTCAGTCGGGTCACATGGAGCCCCGATGGAAGTTTTGTAG GTATTGCTTTTACTAAACATTTGATTCACCTGTATGCTTACACTGGATCAAACGAGCTAACCCAGCGAATAGAg gTTGATGCTCATGTTGGGGGTGTGAATGACTTGGCATTTGCTCATCCAAACAAACAGCTGTGTATTGTGACTTGTGGGGATGATAAGTTGATAAAG GTATGGGATTTAAATGGACGAAAACTGTTCACCTTTGATGGGCACGAGGCACCTGTATATTCCATATGTCCCCATCACAAAGAGAGCATTCAG TTCATATTTTCAACTGCCATTGATGGAAAAATAAAGGCATGGTTATATGACAACATGGGTTCTAGGGTTGACTATGATGCTCCTGGCCACTGGTGCACTACAATGCTTTATAGTGCTGATGGAACTAG GTTATTTTCTTGTGGGACAAGTGAAGATGGAGAGTCTTTTCTTGttgaatggaatgaaagtgaAGGAGCCATCAAGAGAACATACAACGGGTTTAGAAAAAAATCAGCTGGTGTTGTGCAGTTTGACACAACCCAAAACCGCTTTTTGGCTGCTGGTGAAGATGGTCAAGTTAAGTTTTGGGACATGGACAATGTTAATCTTGTTACAAGCACTGATGCCAATGGAGGATTACAG AGCCTTCCACGCTTGAGATTCAACAAGGAAGGAAATATTTTGGCGGTTACTACTGTGGACAATGGATTCAAGATACTTGCTAATGCTTCTGGTCTTAGATCTTTAAGAACTATTGAAACTCCTGGTTTTGAAGCATTGAGGTCACCCCTTGAATCAACTGCAATTAAG GTATCTGGCTCTTCTACTGTTAATGTTAGTCCTGTCAACTGTAAAGTGGAAAGAAGCTCCCCTGTTAGACCTTCTCCAATTCTT aatggagttgatcCCATGGGCCGAAGTGTGGAGAAACCACGAACTGTGGAAGATGTAATAGACAGAGGTAATAAACCATGGCAACTATCTGAAATTCTGGATCCTGTCCAATGTCGGTCAGTTACCATGCCTGAAAGCACTGATTCATCCAGCAAG GTTGTTAGACTTTTATATACAAACTCTGGCGTTGGTATTTTGGCACTTGGTTCAAATGGTACTCAGAAGCTTTGGAAATGGGCTCGCAATGAACAGAATCCTACTGGGAAG GCTACAGCCAATGTTGTTCCACAGCATTGGCAACCCAATAGTGGTCTTCTTATGACTAATGATATCTCGGGTGTCAACCTTGAAGAAGCAGTCCCTTGCATTGCACTCTCAAAAAATGACTCGTACGTTTTGTCTGCCTGTGGTGGGAAGGTTTCCCTATTTAACATGATGACATTCAAG GTAATGACAACATTCATGCCACCACCTCCTGCTTCTACCTTCCTAGCTTTCCATCCCCAGGATAACAACATTATTGCGATTGGGATGGAGGATTCAACCATTCACATCTATAATGTCAGAGTGGATGAG gtgaaatcaaaattgaagGGTCACCAGAAACGTATCACTGGTTTAGCTTTTTCAACCAATCTTAACATACTGGTTTCATCTGGTGCTGATGCTCAA CTTTGTGTATGGAGCATTGATACAtgggagaaaagaaaatcaattccAATACAACTACCTGCAGGAAAGTCACCTGTTGGTGACACACGCGTACAGTTTCATTCTGATCAACTTCGTTTGTTGGTAGTTCACGAGACTCAGTTGGCAATATATGATGCCTCTAAGATGGAACGCATTCGGCAG TGGGTTCCCCAAGATGTTCTGCATGCCCCAATATCACATGCAGCTTATTCCTGCAACAGTCAATTAATTTATGCTACATTTTGTGATGCCAACATTGGTGTGTTTGATGCTGATAGCTTGAGGCTTAGATGTCGTATTGCACCGTCAATATGCTTGTCACCGGCAGCTTTAAGCGG AAATCCATCTTTATATCCTCTTGTGGTCGCCGCTCATCCACTGGAACCTAATCAGTTTGCTGTTGGGTTGACGGATGGATCTGTGAAAGTGATAGAACCAAGTGAATCAGAGGGTAAGTGGGGATCCTCCCCACCTATGGACAATGGAATATTGAATGGTAGGACAGCATCATCATCTACAACAAGCAACCACACTGCTGATCAGCCTCAAAGATGA
- the LOC106772025 gene encoding topless-related protein 3 isoform X2 — protein sequence MSSLSRELVFLILQFLEEEKFKESVHKLEKESGFFFNMKYFEEKVQAGEWEEVEKYLSGFTKVDDNRYSMKIFFEIRKQKYLEALDRQDKAKAVEILAGDLKMFSTFNEDLYKEITQLLTLNNFRENEQLSKYGDTKTARSIMLIELKKLIEANPLFRDKLIFPTLKSSRLRTLINQSLNWQHQLCKNPRPNPDIKTLFTDHTCAPPNGPLAPTPVNLPIAAVAKPAAYTSLGAHGPFPPSAATANANALAGWMANASASSSVQAAVVTASTIPVPQNQGSILKRPRTPPATSAMVDYQNADHEPLMKRLRPGHSVEEVSYPLARQASWSLDDLPRTVTMTLHQGSSVKSMDFHPSHHTLLLVGSNNGEITLWELSLREKLVSKPFKIWDVSACSLPFQAAAVKDAPFSVSRVTWSPDGSFVGIAFTKHLIHLYAYTGSNELTQRIEVDAHVGGVNDLAFAHPNKQLCIVTCGDDKLIKVWDLNGRKLFTFDGHEAPVYSICPHHKESIQFIFSTAIDGKIKAWLYDNMGSRVDYDAPGHWCTTMLYSADGTRLFSCGTSEDGESFLVEWNESEGAIKRTYNGFRKKSAGVVQFDTTQNRFLAAGEDGQVKFWDMDNVNLVTSTDANGGLQSLPRLRFNKEGNILAVTTVDNGFKILANASGLRSLRTIETPGFEALRSPLESTAIKVSGSSTVNVSPVNCKVERSSPVRPSPILNGVDPMGRSVEKPRTVEDVIDRGNKPWQLSEILDPVQCRSVTMPESTDSSSKVVRLLYTNSGVGILALGSNGTQKLWKWARNEQNPTGKATANVVPQHWQPNSGLLMTNDISGVNLEEAVPCIALSKNDSYVLSACGGKVSLFNMMTFKVMTTFMPPPPASTFLAFHPQDNNIIAIGMEDSTIHIYNVRVDEVKSKLKGHQKRITGLAFSTNLNILVSSGADAQLCVWSIDTWEKRKSIPIQLPAGKSPVGDTRVQFHSDQLRLLVVHETQLAIYDASKMERIRQWVPQDVLHAPISHAAYSCNSQLIYATFCDANIGVFDADSLRLRCRIAPSICLSPAALSGNPSLYPLVVAAHPLEPNQFAVGLTDGSVKVIEPSESEGKWGSSPPMDNGILNGRTASSSTTSNHTADQPQR from the exons ATGTCTTCTCTGAGCAGAGAATTGGTGTTTCTCATACTTCAGTTTTTGGAGGAAGAGAAATTCAAAGAATCCGTACACAA GCTTGAGAAAGAATCTGGATTCTTTTTCAATATGAAGTACTTTGAGGAAAAAGTGCAGGCTGGTGAGTGGGAAGAGGTTGAGAAGTATCTATCGGGGTTTACCAAAGTTGATGATAATAGATACTCAATGAAAATATTCTTTGAAATTAGGAAACAGAAATATCTGGAAGCACTTGATCG gcAAGACAAGGCAAAGGCTGTTGAGATATTAGCTGGTGATTTAAAAATGTTCTCCACCTTCAACGAGGATCTCTACAAAGAAATAACACAGTTATTAACACTTAATAATTTCAG GGAGAACGAGCAGCTATCCAAGTACGGTGACACCAAAACTGCTAGAAGCATTATGCTGATAGAGCTGAAAAAACTCATAGAGGCAAATCCTCTTTTCCGTGATAAGCTTATCTTCCCAACCCTTAAGTCATCAAGATTGAGAACTTTAATCAATCAAAG TCTAAACTGGCAGCACCAGCTCTGCAAAAACCCAAGGCCAAATCCAGATATTAAGACTTTATTCACAGATCACACATGTGCACCTCCTAATGGTCCTCTGGCCCCTACACCTGTCAATCTTCCAATTGCTGCTGTTGCAAAGCCCGCTGCCTATACATCTCTTGGAGCTCATGGT ccCTTTCCACCATCTGCTGCTACGGCCAATGCTAATGCTTTAGCTGGTTGGATGGCCAATGCCTCAGCTTCTTCATCTGTCCAAGCAGCTGTTGTCACGGCGTCAACCATACCTGTCCCACAAAATCAAG GGTCTATCTTGAAACGTCCTAGAACACCTCCCGCAACTTCTGCCATGGTTGATTATCAAAATGCTGATCATGAACCACTAATGAAAAGGCTTCGTCCTGGTCATTCTGTAGAGGAG GTTTCTTATCCCTTGGCTCGACAAGCCTCTTGGTCTCTAGATGATCTGCCAAGAACTGTGACTATGACATTGCATCAAGGATCCTCTGTGAAAAGCATGGATTTTCATCCTTCTCATCATACCTTACTTCTTG TTGGTTCAAATAATGGAGAAATTACCCTTTGGGAACTCAGTTTGCGAGAAAAGTTGGTCTCAAAGCCATTCAAAATATGGGACGTGTCTGCGTGCTCATTACCATTTCAG GCTGCTGCAGTGAAGGATGCACCTTTTTCTGTCAGTCGGGTCACATGGAGCCCCGATGGAAGTTTTGTAG GTATTGCTTTTACTAAACATTTGATTCACCTGTATGCTTACACTGGATCAAACGAGCTAACCCAGCGAATAGAg gTTGATGCTCATGTTGGGGGTGTGAATGACTTGGCATTTGCTCATCCAAACAAACAGCTGTGTATTGTGACTTGTGGGGATGATAAGTTGATAAAG GTATGGGATTTAAATGGACGAAAACTGTTCACCTTTGATGGGCACGAGGCACCTGTATATTCCATATGTCCCCATCACAAAGAGAGCATTCAG TTCATATTTTCAACTGCCATTGATGGAAAAATAAAGGCATGGTTATATGACAACATGGGTTCTAGGGTTGACTATGATGCTCCTGGCCACTGGTGCACTACAATGCTTTATAGTGCTGATGGAACTAG GTTATTTTCTTGTGGGACAAGTGAAGATGGAGAGTCTTTTCTTGttgaatggaatgaaagtgaAGGAGCCATCAAGAGAACATACAACGGGTTTAGAAAAAAATCAGCTGGTGTTGTGCAGTTTGACACAACCCAAAACCGCTTTTTGGCTGCTGGTGAAGATGGTCAAGTTAAGTTTTGGGACATGGACAATGTTAATCTTGTTACAAGCACTGATGCCAATGGAGGATTACAG AGCCTTCCACGCTTGAGATTCAACAAGGAAGGAAATATTTTGGCGGTTACTACTGTGGACAATGGATTCAAGATACTTGCTAATGCTTCTGGTCTTAGATCTTTAAGAACTATTGAAACTCCTGGTTTTGAAGCATTGAGGTCACCCCTTGAATCAACTGCAATTAAG GTATCTGGCTCTTCTACTGTTAATGTTAGTCCTGTCAACTGTAAAGTGGAAAGAAGCTCCCCTGTTAGACCTTCTCCAATTCTT aatggagttgatcCCATGGGCCGAAGTGTGGAGAAACCACGAACTGTGGAAGATGTAATAGACAGAGGTAATAAACCATGGCAACTATCTGAAATTCTGGATCCTGTCCAATGTCGGTCAGTTACCATGCCTGAAAGCACTGATTCATCCAGCAAG GTTGTTAGACTTTTATATACAAACTCTGGCGTTGGTATTTTGGCACTTGGTTCAAATGGTACTCAGAAGCTTTGGAAATGGGCTCGCAATGAACAGAATCCTACTGGGAAG GCTACAGCCAATGTTGTTCCACAGCATTGGCAACCCAATAGTGGTCTTCTTATGACTAATGATATCTCGGGTGTCAACCTTGAAGAAGCAGTCCCTTGCATTGCACTCTCAAAAAATGACTCGTACGTTTTGTCTGCCTGTGGTGGGAAGGTTTCCCTATTTAACATGATGACATTCAAG GTAATGACAACATTCATGCCACCACCTCCTGCTTCTACCTTCCTAGCTTTCCATCCCCAGGATAACAACATTATTGCGATTGGGATGGAGGATTCAACCATTCACATCTATAATGTCAGAGTGGATGAG gtgaaatcaaaattgaagGGTCACCAGAAACGTATCACTGGTTTAGCTTTTTCAACCAATCTTAACATACTGGTTTCATCTGGTGCTGATGCTCAA CTTTGTGTATGGAGCATTGATACAtgggagaaaagaaaatcaattccAATACAACTACCTGCAGGAAAGTCACCTGTTGGTGACACACGCGTACAGTTTCATTCTGATCAACTTCGTTTGTTGGTAGTTCACGAGACTCAGTTGGCAATATATGATGCCTCTAAGATGGAACGCATTCGGCAG TGGGTTCCCCAAGATGTTCTGCATGCCCCAATATCACATGCAGCTTATTCCTGCAACAGTCAATTAATTTATGCTACATTTTGTGATGCCAACATTGGTGTGTTTGATGCTGATAGCTTGAGGCTTAGATGTCGTATTGCACCGTCAATATGCTTGTCACCGGCAGCTTTAAGCGG AAATCCATCTTTATATCCTCTTGTGGTCGCCGCTCATCCACTGGAACCTAATCAGTTTGCTGTTGGGTTGACGGATGGATCTGTGAAAGTGATAGAACCAAGTGAATCAGAGGGTAAGTGGGGATCCTCCCCACCTATGGACAATGGAATATTGAATGGTAGGACAGCATCATCATCTACAACAAGCAACCACACTGCTGATCAGCCTCAAAGATGA